From Hymenobacter volaticus, the proteins below share one genomic window:
- a CDS encoding hybrid sensor histidine kinase/response regulator transcription factor codes for MNIRCFAVLICCGLLSGLSSLAKPDPKTAVVSASPDSALVHLSFAQVHSDAMQRLGGTRRWRYRPGHTAGWASPATNDLNWLLASTGFLFGEGPPGWRGTGCFRLRFTLDSALLREPLALHILQEGASEVYLDGHLLGRYGTIGHSGSTTRGMHPRYSMLPFMLNEAGPHLLAVRYAKFDFWPPPYGGLALWVAPAKRLLADRLSTARVDAFNLIGFTGSGVLALLHFFLFLFYRPQRANLYFSLFMGVTAATSLAVYFRASFMDEEARWWAQLGFQATMSLSNVLLLAFIYSVCRMRLPWPWLGFQLLVSTAQVGMWLRSPFVNGSQILPVLVPLFLLAWVDMLRVLIRAMRQGLPGIWLVGLGTLGSMLVPISADSLASVFVTAGFYNYAAHQFVIQVCGLVLPICMSIYLARDFAATRRDLEVQLRQVEQLSAQTLAQEAERRQLVSAQNERLEATVQARTEEIIEQNHTLATQRDEISAQADRLRTLDQEKTRFFTNITHEFRTPLTLMLGPAAQITAGTRESATRQQAELIHRNAQRLLHLINQLLDLSRLEAGPQVLHLVPGEVVGFVRGLVGSFESFAQQRGLTYGFEAALSTLYVEFDADKLEKVLINLLSNAFKFTPKGGEVTVQLRAEAAPELDAHSMWVELMVRDTGCGIAPAHMPHVFDRFYQVDSTDTREQEGTGIGLALSKELMVLHGGTITLASEVGQGTRVVVRLPLPLAATSTVPVTAATGPAVEHAQLAASGSMLATALPQAPLLLLIEDNADMRAYLRTILAADYQLLEAENGAAGVALATEQLPDLILTDAMMPRLDGYGVCRTLKQDERTSHIPIVLLTAKADLTSKLHGLDTGADAYLTKPFLRAELLAQLRNLVRSRQQLQEAYRRSLIDLPPSPPSMEQVFLAKVQQVIERFLDDETFSVEILGHELGLSRTQLHRKLKALTDQAPGDFIRLIRMQRAHELLANGAATVSEVAYQVGYSNPANFSTSFSRHFGYAPSSTPRHVKINS; via the coding sequence ATGAACATTCGCTGCTTTGCTGTCCTGATCTGCTGTGGCCTGCTCAGCGGGTTGAGTAGCCTGGCTAAACCCGACCCCAAAACGGCCGTCGTCTCGGCCTCACCCGACAGTGCCTTGGTGCATCTTAGCTTTGCTCAGGTACACTCCGATGCTATGCAGCGGCTGGGTGGTACTCGGCGGTGGCGCTACCGGCCGGGTCATACAGCAGGCTGGGCCAGCCCGGCCACCAACGATTTGAATTGGCTGCTGGCCAGTACCGGCTTTCTATTTGGTGAAGGCCCTCCCGGTTGGCGTGGCACGGGCTGTTTCCGGCTGCGCTTCACTCTTGATTCAGCTTTACTCAGGGAACCACTGGCGCTGCACATTCTGCAAGAAGGCGCTTCTGAAGTGTATCTTGATGGTCACCTGCTAGGCCGTTATGGCACCATAGGCCATTCGGGCAGCACCACCCGCGGAATGCATCCGAGATACAGCATGTTACCTTTTATGTTGAATGAGGCCGGCCCACACCTACTGGCTGTGCGCTACGCTAAGTTCGATTTCTGGCCCCCACCTTACGGCGGCTTGGCGTTGTGGGTGGCTCCGGCTAAGCGCCTACTGGCTGACCGCCTAAGCACCGCCCGGGTCGATGCCTTCAACCTTATTGGCTTTACCGGCAGTGGCGTTCTAGCCCTGCTGCACTTCTTCCTGTTTCTGTTTTACCGGCCCCAGCGTGCCAACCTCTACTTCAGTCTTTTCATGGGGGTGACCGCGGCCACAAGCTTGGCTGTGTATTTCCGCGCCTCGTTTATGGATGAAGAAGCGCGCTGGTGGGCCCAGCTCGGGTTTCAGGCTACCATGTCACTGAGCAATGTGCTGCTGCTGGCCTTCATCTATTCGGTATGCCGCATGCGTCTGCCGTGGCCATGGCTGGGGTTTCAGCTGCTGGTGAGCACCGCGCAAGTAGGCATGTGGCTGAGGAGCCCATTTGTCAACGGCAGCCAGATCCTGCCGGTGCTGGTTCCGTTGTTTTTGCTAGCGTGGGTCGACATGCTGCGCGTACTGATCCGGGCCATGCGGCAGGGGCTGCCCGGCATCTGGCTGGTAGGGCTAGGCACGTTGGGCTCGATGCTCGTTCCGATTTCCGCCGACAGTTTGGCTTCGGTTTTCGTCACGGCCGGCTTTTATAACTACGCGGCCCACCAGTTCGTTATTCAGGTTTGCGGGCTGGTGCTGCCCATTTGCATGTCGATATATTTGGCACGCGACTTTGCCGCCACCCGCCGCGACTTAGAAGTACAATTGCGGCAAGTCGAGCAGCTCTCCGCCCAAACTCTGGCACAGGAAGCAGAGCGCCGTCAGCTTGTGAGTGCACAGAACGAGCGTTTAGAAGCTACCGTGCAAGCCCGCACCGAGGAAATTATTGAGCAGAACCACACGCTGGCCACGCAGCGCGACGAAATCAGTGCCCAGGCCGACCGCCTGCGAACCTTGGACCAGGAGAAGACTCGCTTCTTCACCAATATCACCCACGAATTTCGGACTCCGCTCACGCTTATGCTAGGTCCGGCTGCGCAAATTACGGCTGGCACACGTGAATCAGCCACTCGTCAGCAAGCGGAACTAATACATCGTAATGCCCAGCGTCTGCTGCACCTCATCAACCAGTTGTTGGACCTGAGCCGGCTCGAAGCTGGTCCGCAGGTGCTGCACCTCGTGCCCGGCGAGGTAGTCGGTTTTGTACGGGGACTGGTGGGCTCGTTCGAGTCATTTGCCCAGCAACGTGGTCTCACTTATGGTTTCGAGGCTGCCCTTTCCACACTATATGTAGAGTTTGATGCCGATAAGCTGGAAAAAGTGCTTATTAATTTGCTTTCCAATGCCTTCAAGTTCACTCCCAAAGGTGGTGAGGTAACGGTACAGCTACGGGCGGAAGCCGCGCCGGAACTAGACGCGCATTCTATGTGGGTAGAGCTAATGGTTCGTGACACTGGCTGTGGCATCGCGCCAGCTCACATGCCGCACGTATTCGACCGGTTCTATCAAGTTGATAGCACTGACACCCGCGAGCAGGAAGGCACGGGCATTGGCTTGGCCCTAAGCAAAGAACTCATGGTTCTACACGGCGGCACCATTACGCTAGCCAGTGAGGTAGGGCAAGGCACTCGAGTGGTGGTGCGGCTGCCGCTCCCTCTGGCAGCCACTAGCACCGTACCGGTAACAGCCGCTACGGGTCCAGCAGTCGAGCACGCCCAACTAGCTGCTTCTGGGTCCATGCTCGCCACGGCTCTACCGCAGGCGCCACTACTGCTATTGATTGAAGACAATGCCGACATGCGAGCTTACCTACGTACCATCTTAGCTGCCGACTACCAGTTACTGGAAGCAGAAAATGGGGCTGCTGGCGTAGCCCTCGCAACAGAGCAGCTTCCCGACTTGATTTTAACCGATGCTATGATGCCCCGCCTCGACGGCTATGGGGTGTGCCGAACGCTAAAGCAGGACGAGCGCACCAGTCATATTCCGATCGTTTTGCTTACGGCCAAAGCCGATCTAACCAGCAAGCTACACGGCCTAGATACAGGTGCTGATGCCTACTTAACGAAGCCGTTTCTACGCGCAGAACTACTAGCCCAGTTGCGCAATCTAGTGCGTAGTCGCCAGCAGCTCCAAGAAGCGTATCGCCGCAGCTTAATCGACTTGCCTCCCAGCCCGCCTTCTATGGAACAGGTGTTCTTGGCGAAGGTACAGCAAGTGATAGAACGCTTTCTTGATGATGAGACTTTCAGTGTTGAGATATTAGGGCATGAGCTTGGTTTGAGCCGTACTCAGCTGCATCGCAAGCTCAAGGCCCTCACCGACCAAGCGCCCGGCGACTTTATCCGACTGATACGCATGCAGCGAGCTCATGAATTGCTAGCTAATGGCGCAGCTACCGTGTCGGAAGTCGCGTACCAAGTGGGGTACAGCAACCCTGCTAACTTTTCTACCAGCTTTTCGCGCCATTTTGGCTACGCGCCAAGCAGTACGCCCCGGCACGTGAAAATAAATTCGTAA
- a CDS encoding TetR/AcrR family transcriptional regulator — MARNVEFIPQEKVEKALHVFWQKGYHATSMQDLVDAMQINRSSLYNSFQDKHSLFLECLRSYAELSRIDYEAVARQQGLSALQVLDLLIDHIAEMTVQRENACMSVRSCFEMAAHDPEVQRVLRAANTRIVALLQNLLTAAEQAGDIQLQDRPEVVASHLSSNFCGWWHSYLLSEDSALIKKMAALLKASLRT; from the coding sequence ATGGCTCGAAACGTAGAATTTATTCCTCAAGAAAAGGTTGAGAAGGCGTTACACGTTTTCTGGCAGAAAGGCTACCACGCCACGTCTATGCAAGACTTGGTGGATGCGATGCAAATCAACCGCAGTAGCTTGTACAACTCTTTTCAGGATAAACATTCGCTGTTCCTGGAATGCTTACGTAGCTACGCCGAGCTATCGCGCATAGACTACGAAGCCGTGGCCCGTCAACAAGGGCTCTCGGCGCTACAGGTCCTCGACCTTCTCATTGACCACATTGCGGAAATGACGGTACAACGGGAAAATGCTTGTATGAGCGTCAGGTCTTGCTTTGAAATGGCTGCTCACGACCCGGAAGTGCAGCGCGTTTTGCGAGCTGCCAACACCCGCATTGTTGCGCTGCTCCAGAATCTGCTGACAGCCGCTGAGCAAGCCGGCGACATTCAATTGCAAGACCGCCCGGAGGTAGTAGCTAGCCACCTTTCCAGTAACTTCTGCGGCTGGTGGCACTCGTATCTCCTGTCTGAAGATTCTGCCTTGATAAAGAAAATGGCGGCTTTGCTTAAAGCCAGCTTACGAACTTGA
- a CDS encoding LLM class flavin-dependent oxidoreductase, with amino-acid sequence MSSIPYSVLDLAAVAQGNTPADSFRNSLSLAQHAEKLGYRRFWLSEHHNMISVASSAPTVLMGYIAGGTTTIRVGSGGIMLPNHAPLVVAEQLGTLASLYPNRIDLGLGRAPGTDQVTAQAIRGSRFSTAHDFPRDIQQLQTYFSAGNSTSSVRAIPGEGLDIPIYILGSSTDSAYLAAAMGLPYAFASHFAPGQLLSAIAIYRSNFRPSASLAAPYVIACVNVVAADTDAEAEWLRTTQQQFALGVVTGKKALLQPPVESMSALWEPAEQQYVEQMLGVSFVGSKATIQQSLTRFIKQTQLNELMAVSHIYSHEARLHSYQLLAETLQEIQQPEPANQLVFN; translated from the coding sequence ATGTCCTCCATACCTTATTCCGTACTTGATTTGGCCGCTGTTGCACAAGGCAACACGCCAGCCGACTCGTTTCGGAACAGTTTGAGCTTAGCGCAGCACGCTGAAAAACTCGGCTACCGTCGTTTTTGGTTGTCGGAACACCACAATATGATTAGTGTGGCCAGCTCGGCACCAACAGTACTAATGGGGTACATAGCGGGAGGAACTACTACCATTCGGGTTGGATCGGGTGGCATTATGCTGCCGAACCACGCCCCGCTTGTGGTAGCCGAGCAACTGGGCACGCTGGCATCCCTTTACCCAAACCGCATCGACTTGGGCTTGGGCCGTGCCCCCGGCACCGATCAGGTTACGGCTCAAGCCATTCGGGGCAGCCGATTTTCAACCGCCCATGATTTTCCACGGGACATCCAGCAACTACAAACCTACTTCTCGGCCGGCAACAGCACTAGCAGTGTGCGCGCCATCCCAGGCGAAGGATTGGACATCCCGATTTACATACTTGGATCAAGCACCGATAGCGCCTACTTAGCGGCGGCCATGGGTTTACCCTACGCCTTCGCTAGCCATTTCGCGCCCGGGCAACTGCTATCGGCCATTGCCATATACCGCAGCAACTTCCGTCCGTCTGCATCGTTGGCTGCGCCCTACGTCATTGCTTGCGTGAACGTGGTAGCCGCTGATACCGATGCGGAGGCCGAGTGGCTGCGCACCACCCAGCAGCAGTTTGCACTCGGCGTGGTAACGGGCAAAAAAGCGTTGCTGCAACCCCCAGTAGAGTCGATGAGCGCGCTTTGGGAACCTGCTGAGCAGCAGTACGTGGAGCAGATGCTAGGAGTGTCTTTCGTGGGCAGCAAGGCGACGATCCAGCAAAGCCTGACGCGTTTCATCAAGCAAACACAACTAAATGAGCTTATGGCCGTGTCGCACATCTACAGCCACGAAGCCCGACTCCACTCATACCAGCTTTTGGCTGAGACTTTACAAGAAATACAGCAGCCTGAACCAGCTAATCAGTTAGTTTTCAACTAA
- a CDS encoding serine hydrolase domain-containing protein, which translates to MRRISFFLLLWLPALTACVRPATPSTDSTANSNTYFPAPGAAWQHQAPGPAGFDSVRLAEAVAFARTQETTQMTPNFSTQEEIFGKLLGPMPTSRAATNGLILRHGYVVAEWGETDRPDPTYSAAKSFLSTIMGLSVDRGMIKDIHDPVAKYIQDGGYDSEQNRLITWEHHARQTSEWEGELWGKNANFIGHEAFGKGERKPRALQAPGTYYEYNDVRINRLALSLLRLWKRPLPTVLKQEIMDPIGASSTWQWVPYPNAVATVEGKTMPSVSGGTRWGGGLIISARDEARFGYLMLRQGRWGRRQLVSPTWIKQATTRGPVGPDYGYLWWLNTEQKAWPDAPATSFAALGAGQNTIWIDPEHDLVIVWRWHDGSPNELIKRVLAALKSS; encoded by the coding sequence ATGCGTAGAATCTCTTTCTTCTTACTGCTCTGGTTACCGGCCCTGACGGCCTGTGTGCGCCCGGCTACGCCTTCAACTGATAGCACAGCCAACTCGAACACCTACTTCCCGGCACCGGGTGCAGCTTGGCAGCACCAAGCTCCTGGCCCCGCTGGCTTCGATTCGGTGCGTTTGGCTGAAGCGGTGGCATTTGCTCGCACGCAGGAAACCACTCAGATGACTCCTAACTTCTCTACGCAGGAGGAAATTTTCGGCAAACTGCTGGGCCCAATGCCCACGAGCCGTGCTGCTACCAATGGCCTTATTCTGCGGCATGGATATGTGGTGGCCGAGTGGGGCGAAACCGACCGGCCAGACCCCACCTACAGCGCCGCAAAAAGCTTCCTGTCAACTATCATGGGTTTGTCGGTTGACCGCGGTATGATCAAAGACATCCACGACCCAGTGGCCAAGTACATTCAGGACGGTGGCTACGATTCCGAGCAGAATCGCCTTATTACGTGGGAGCATCACGCGCGGCAAACAAGTGAATGGGAAGGCGAACTATGGGGAAAGAACGCCAACTTCATCGGCCACGAAGCCTTCGGGAAAGGAGAGCGTAAACCGCGCGCCTTGCAAGCGCCGGGCACCTATTACGAGTATAACGACGTGCGCATCAACCGGCTGGCATTATCACTGTTGCGCCTCTGGAAACGTCCGTTGCCAACCGTGCTCAAACAGGAAATTATGGACCCCATTGGTGCGTCATCCACTTGGCAGTGGGTGCCTTACCCCAACGCCGTAGCCACCGTGGAAGGCAAAACCATGCCCTCAGTGAGTGGGGGTACACGCTGGGGCGGCGGACTAATCATTAGTGCTCGCGACGAAGCGCGCTTCGGCTACCTGATGCTGCGGCAAGGACGCTGGGGCCGGCGCCAACTAGTATCGCCTACTTGGATTAAACAAGCTACCACGCGCGGCCCCGTCGGCCCCGACTACGGCTACCTTTGGTGGCTCAACACCGAGCAGAAAGCATGGCCTGATGCCCCCGCCACTAGTTTCGCGGCACTTGGCGCGGGCCAAAATACCATTTGGATTGACCCCGAGCATGACTTGGTTATTGTGTGGCGCTGGCACGACGGCAGCCCAAATGAATTAATCAAGCGCGTTCTAGCCGCTCTGAAATCGAGCTAA
- a CDS encoding APC family permease has translation MGIPQREEATAGVTLVRAFGVITATLLVAGIVIGSGVFKKIVPLAQTGLSEAWILTAWLLAGFITLCGAFNLAGLSSLTEESGGIYEYLRLSFGNFASFLFGWTDFTIIGTASVAALGFIFSQTINTLIPLPNPLQAWAQVSIGGFIYPFADSGIKILAIGTICALTWVNYRGAAISGKLSNVFTGAKLLGILLLILVGLFLAAPAPETAPLPNAPAATASNASFVSAFLTALLSVFWAYDGWVDLSFVTGEVKNPTRNVPRALVGGVCIAIGVYLLVNYAYLRVLSLSQLAAISPNEIGAAVVAESVLGKAGKTGVTLLIMVSVFGTLNAVLLSHTRIYFRMAQERFFFPKAATVHPRYRTPHMALVYTLVWSCLMVLSGTFEMLTDLVIFATFLFYGLLALAVLKMKRKGRITTNVIGYPFVQIFILLFALSLTFNTLVTQPKQSLIGIGLVLSGLPFYYYFKKRSAVQQPPIPAGS, from the coding sequence ATGGGCATTCCGCAACGGGAAGAAGCTACGGCCGGGGTCACCTTGGTCAGGGCGTTTGGGGTTATCACGGCCACTTTGCTGGTGGCCGGTATTGTAATTGGGTCTGGTGTATTCAAGAAGATCGTGCCTTTGGCCCAAACAGGCCTGAGCGAAGCATGGATCCTGACGGCGTGGCTGCTCGCCGGCTTTATCACCCTTTGCGGCGCCTTCAACTTGGCGGGGTTGTCCTCACTCACCGAGGAGTCGGGAGGCATTTATGAGTATTTGCGCCTCTCATTCGGCAACTTTGCCTCCTTCCTGTTTGGGTGGACTGACTTTACCATTATCGGGACGGCTTCGGTGGCTGCACTGGGCTTTATCTTCTCCCAAACCATTAACACGCTGATTCCGCTGCCTAACCCTTTGCAGGCCTGGGCGCAGGTGTCTATCGGTGGCTTTATTTATCCGTTTGCCGACTCGGGCATAAAGATTCTGGCTATTGGCACCATCTGCGCGCTTACGTGGGTGAATTACCGCGGGGCGGCCATTAGCGGGAAGCTCAGCAACGTCTTCACGGGAGCCAAGCTGTTGGGCATCTTGCTGCTCATTTTGGTGGGGCTGTTTTTGGCTGCTCCGGCTCCCGAAACGGCGCCTCTCCCAAACGCGCCGGCGGCAACTGCCAGCAATGCCTCGTTTGTCAGCGCCTTCCTAACGGCTTTGCTCAGTGTGTTTTGGGCCTACGACGGTTGGGTGGATTTGTCGTTTGTAACTGGTGAGGTCAAAAACCCAACTCGTAATGTGCCACGCGCCTTAGTGGGTGGCGTTTGCATAGCCATTGGAGTGTATCTGCTGGTCAATTATGCGTACCTGCGCGTATTGTCGCTGTCCCAACTCGCTGCTATTAGTCCGAACGAGATTGGCGCCGCTGTAGTGGCCGAAAGTGTGCTGGGTAAGGCTGGCAAAACCGGAGTAACCTTACTGATTATGGTGAGCGTCTTTGGAACCCTCAATGCAGTGCTGCTTTCGCACACCCGCATCTACTTTCGGATGGCGCAGGAGCGGTTTTTCTTTCCGAAAGCCGCAACCGTGCATCCGCGCTACCGAACGCCCCACATGGCGCTTGTTTACACGCTGGTGTGGAGTTGCCTGATGGTTCTGTCCGGCACCTTCGAGATGCTGACCGACCTAGTGATTTTCGCTACTTTCCTTTTCTATGGATTGCTAGCCTTGGCAGTTCTAAAAATGAAGCGGAAAGGAAGAATAACCACTAATGTAATAGGCTACCCTTTTGTGCAGATATTCATTTTGCTGTTCGCTCTTTCGTTGACCTTCAACACCTTGGTCACGCAGCCCAAACAATCGTTGATAGGCATTGGGTTGGTACTTAGCGGGTTGCCGTTCTACTATTACTTCAAGAAAAGAAGTGCCGTACAGCAGCCTCCCATTCCGGCAGGGAGCTAG
- a CDS encoding zinc-dependent metalloprotease, which produces MTEPVMVRYSRRHRLEKKNPKAATSEAVEPIVYYVDRGAPEKVKQALIEGGAWWNQAFEAAGYKNAFQVKELPAGADAMDIRYNVVNWVDRAGNPRAFSYGSSYIDPRTGEIIKGVVTLGSDRHRQDYLIAEGLLQPYGSGKSNTDKMEQLALARIRQLSAHEIGHTLGFFHNFAASPNGRGSVMDYPFPRFSLKADGTIDVSDAYAKGIGSWDKRSVLWGYQDFPKGTNEDEALEKIMQETLKQGHLFIPDIGGYTHPTSHQWDDGENAVTQLTKLMTVRRHVLDNFSEKAIPDQAPMATLEEVLVPIYLLHRYQIEAAAKSLGGLYFSPAVKGDGQVATKMVAPAEQWKAFDALLTTITPDALALPEKLIQKIPPRPSGYNNMSELFSRHTGPTFDPIAAAEAAASETISSLLNAERAARLIEYQARDSQQPGFMQVVDKLLAATWKAPLQTGYKGELQTMVNNVTLKTLLELAANNQASESARGQALLKVQELQQWMTTKMPSAESRQKANLAFGLAQIAKFNEDPNKFQPIPGLEMPPGAPIGMPSIDFLDDDVAY; this is translated from the coding sequence ATGACCGAGCCCGTGATGGTGCGCTACTCGCGGCGGCACCGGTTGGAAAAGAAGAACCCCAAGGCTGCCACCAGCGAAGCTGTTGAACCCATTGTATACTATGTGGATCGGGGTGCGCCCGAAAAAGTTAAGCAAGCACTAATTGAAGGCGGGGCGTGGTGGAACCAAGCGTTTGAAGCGGCAGGCTACAAAAATGCCTTCCAAGTGAAAGAACTGCCGGCTGGCGCCGATGCCATGGACATTCGCTACAACGTGGTGAACTGGGTGGACCGCGCCGGCAACCCGCGCGCGTTTTCTTACGGCTCTTCCTACATTGACCCGCGCACCGGCGAAATCATCAAAGGGGTCGTGACGCTGGGCTCGGACCGGCACCGGCAGGACTATTTGATTGCCGAGGGCTTATTGCAACCCTACGGCAGCGGCAAATCCAACACCGACAAAATGGAGCAGCTGGCTCTGGCCCGCATCCGGCAGTTGTCGGCGCACGAAATCGGGCACACGCTGGGCTTCTTTCACAACTTTGCCGCTAGCCCCAATGGCCGGGGTTCGGTGATGGATTATCCATTCCCGCGCTTCTCACTGAAAGCCGACGGCACCATTGACGTGTCCGACGCTTACGCCAAAGGCATCGGTAGTTGGGACAAACGGTCAGTGCTCTGGGGTTACCAGGACTTCCCGAAAGGCACCAACGAAGATGAGGCTCTCGAAAAGATCATGCAGGAAACCCTCAAGCAGGGCCACCTCTTCATCCCGGATATCGGCGGCTACACGCACCCCACCTCTCACCAGTGGGACGATGGCGAAAATGCCGTGACGCAGCTCACCAAGCTCATGACCGTGCGCCGGCACGTGCTCGACAACTTCTCGGAGAAAGCCATTCCTGACCAAGCGCCCATGGCCACACTGGAGGAAGTGCTGGTACCCATCTACCTGCTGCACCGCTACCAGATTGAAGCCGCCGCCAAGTCGTTGGGCGGGTTGTACTTCTCGCCGGCTGTCAAAGGCGATGGGCAGGTAGCCACCAAAATGGTAGCACCCGCCGAGCAGTGGAAAGCGTTTGATGCATTGCTAACCACCATCACGCCGGACGCGCTGGCCTTGCCCGAAAAGCTGATTCAGAAGATTCCGCCGCGTCCGTCGGGCTACAACAACATGTCGGAGCTGTTTAGCCGCCACACTGGGCCCACCTTCGACCCTATTGCTGCTGCCGAAGCTGCGGCAAGTGAAACCATCTCGTCGCTGCTGAATGCCGAGCGGGCCGCCCGCCTGATCGAGTACCAGGCCCGCGACAGTCAGCAGCCGGGCTTTATGCAGGTGGTTGATAAGTTGCTGGCCGCCACCTGGAAGGCCCCGCTGCAAACCGGCTACAAAGGCGAGTTGCAAACCATGGTCAACAACGTGACGCTGAAAACCTTACTGGAACTAGCCGCCAACAACCAAGCATCAGAAAGTGCCCGCGGACAGGCCTTGCTGAAAGTGCAGGAGCTACAACAGTGGATGACCACGAAGATGCCCTCGGCCGAAAGCCGGCAGAAAGCCAACCTTGCTTTTGGCCTAGCCCAAATTGCCAAGTTCAACGAAGACCCCAACAAGTTCCAGCCCATCCCCGGCCTAGAAATGCCGCCCGGCGCCCCCATCGGCATGCCTAGCATAGATTTTCTGGACGATGATGTGGCGTACTAA
- a CDS encoding DUF5117 domain-containing protein produces the protein MFLESTKNFPKNTEFEALVTFTGGATAGGRGFGGGPEIAPDPNAVTVNMHQSLVELPDNNYKPRKFDPRSGFNMFSYLDFSAP, from the coding sequence GTGTTTCTGGAAAGCACCAAGAATTTTCCTAAAAACACCGAGTTTGAAGCACTGGTCACATTCACGGGTGGGGCCACGGCTGGCGGCCGGGGCTTCGGTGGCGGTCCAGAAATTGCGCCCGACCCCAACGCCGTAACGGTGAACATGCACCAGTCGTTGGTGGAGCTGCCCGACAACAACTACAAGCCGCGCAAATTTGACCCGCGTTCCGGCTTCAATATGTTCAGTTACCTGGACTTTTCTGCCCCATGA
- a CDS encoding RagB/SusD family nutrient uptake outer membrane protein, with product MKTITIPATRKAGALRLASLLFLACTLCTTACNEKEILNPAPETSLPDAALFATPTRVLGQVNGMYAGLKNGSFFGGRYLMLSDIRGEEFINRLQNVFTGYDAWNHTINSGSNDALTTWSTAYAAINSANLLIDGLAAHPGAVEAAVAANYTAEAKFVRALSYFTLITFYGQPYMKDNGASPGVPLRLQGQTTSANNDMARSTVAEVYAQIIRDLTEAEAGLPLTYTTPLLNTTRAHRNTAIALKTRVYLSMGQYANVVTEAQKIVSATAPFKSNSGVLHQMQASISTVFNSDYTTTESIFSMPMTELDNVSGQSSLGYEYTVNQEYNLNPTGILGNAQWRTTDERRTMLRTAGTTVYLTKYKKANPYLDYIPVIRYSEVLLNYAEALAKISTPDLILSARILTAVHQRADPTYTFAATATATPTALLNAIWVERRIELLGEGFRSVDLLRNLLPIPAKGTAPSISPAQPEYIFPIPNAEISSNKLL from the coding sequence ATGAAGACAATCACTATACCCGCTACCCGCAAAGCGGGGGCACTCCGCCTTGCTTCCTTACTCTTCCTGGCCTGCACGCTGTGCACCACGGCTTGCAATGAAAAGGAAATCTTGAATCCCGCCCCCGAAACGTCGTTGCCCGATGCAGCGCTGTTTGCTACGCCAACCCGCGTGTTGGGCCAGGTGAACGGCATGTATGCCGGACTGAAAAACGGCAGCTTTTTTGGCGGCCGTTACCTAATGCTCAGTGACATTCGGGGCGAGGAATTTATCAACCGCCTCCAAAACGTATTCACTGGCTACGATGCCTGGAACCACACCATCAATTCCGGTTCCAATGATGCCCTTACCACCTGGAGCACGGCGTACGCCGCCATCAACTCGGCCAATTTGCTCATCGATGGCTTGGCCGCGCACCCTGGCGCCGTGGAAGCTGCCGTGGCGGCCAACTACACCGCCGAGGCCAAGTTTGTGCGAGCCCTGAGTTACTTCACTTTGATTACGTTCTACGGGCAGCCTTATATGAAGGATAACGGCGCTTCGCCCGGCGTACCGCTGCGGCTGCAAGGCCAAACTACTTCCGCCAACAACGACATGGCCCGCAGCACCGTGGCGGAGGTGTACGCGCAGATTATCAGGGATTTGACTGAGGCCGAAGCCGGGCTGCCGCTTACATACACCACGCCGCTGCTCAACACCACCCGCGCCCACCGCAACACGGCTATTGCGCTGAAAACCCGCGTGTATCTGTCGATGGGGCAGTACGCCAACGTGGTAACGGAGGCCCAAAAAATTGTCTCGGCCACGGCGCCTTTCAAATCCAACAGCGGCGTGCTGCACCAGATGCAGGCCAGTATCAGCACCGTATTCAACTCCGATTACACCACCACCGAAAGCATCTTCTCGATGCCAATGACCGAACTCGATAACGTGAGCGGCCAAAGCTCATTGGGCTACGAGTACACCGTCAATCAGGAGTACAACCTTAACCCGACCGGCATCTTAGGCAACGCCCAATGGCGCACCACCGATGAGCGTCGGACTATGCTCCGCACGGCCGGCACTACCGTGTATCTTACCAAGTACAAAAAAGCCAACCCGTACCTCGACTACATCCCCGTCATCCGCTACTCGGAAGTGCTGCTAAATTACGCGGAGGCCTTGGCCAAAATCAGTACGCCAGATTTAATCTTGTCGGCGCGTATCTTAACGGCTGTGCATCAGCGCGCTGACCCAACCTACACGTTCGCCGCCACTGCTACTGCCACGCCCACGGCTCTGTTAAACGCAATATGGGTGGAGCGGCGCATCGAGTTGCTAGGGGAGGGGTTCCGGTCCGTCGACTTGCTGCGCAACCTGTTGCCTATTCCCGCCAAAGGCACGGCGCCTTCTATTTCGCCTGCACAGCCCGAGTACATTTTCCCGATTCCGAACGCCGAGATTTCTTCCAATAAGCTGCTCTAA